Proteins encoded within one genomic window of Candidatus Methylomirabilota bacterium:
- a CDS encoding DinB family protein produces MTADERKSLIARYKAGPAEVTDALRGITPSELDWRPGGDEWSAREIVHHLADGDLIAAARLRRLLTEDAPRIEAFDEGIYARRFAYAARPIEPALQAIEAARATTAQILEQLGEADWRRVGTHSEMGPYSVERWLEINAVHAHDHAAQIRQNRDGWTARRP; encoded by the coding sequence ATGACGGCAGACGAGCGGAAGTCGCTGATCGCGCGCTACAAGGCCGGCCCTGCCGAGGTCACCGACGCCCTCCGAGGCATCACGCCGTCCGAGCTCGACTGGCGTCCGGGAGGGGACGAGTGGAGCGCCCGCGAGATCGTCCACCACCTCGCGGACGGCGACCTCATCGCCGCGGCCCGCCTCCGGCGCCTCCTGACCGAGGACGCGCCCCGCATCGAGGCGTTCGACGAGGGCATCTACGCCCGGCGATTCGCCTACGCGGCCCGGCCCATCGAGCCGGCTCTCCAGGCCATCGAGGCGGCGCGCGCCACGACGGCCCAGATCCTGGAGCAGCTCGGCGAGGCCGACTGGCGCCGGGTCGGGACTCACAGCGAGATGGGCCCCTATTCCGTGGAGCGCTGGCTCGAGATCAACGCGGTCCACGCCCACGATCACGCGGCCCAGATCCGGCAAAACCGGGACGGCTGGACGGCCCGCCGTCCCTGA
- a CDS encoding regulatory protein RecX has protein sequence MTARRAGAETGRPRLLDAPRARAVALDLLSRRGWTRRDLRARLRRRGAPAEVAEAVVADLEARGYVDDRAFALGWAESRARGRALGSRRLRQELTARGVARPLVDAAVREAFAADDEETRAREAAARRLPLLRRATPERAGRRLQAWLLRRGFPGDIVRRVVRDACGVAIPDE, from the coding sequence GTGACCGCCCGTCGCGCCGGGGCCGAGACCGGGCGACCGCGCCTCCTTGACGCGCCGCGGGCCCGGGCCGTCGCGCTGGACCTTCTGAGCCGCCGGGGCTGGACCCGGCGCGATCTCCGGGCGCGGCTCCGGCGCCGCGGTGCCCCCGCCGAGGTCGCCGAGGCCGTCGTGGCCGACCTCGAGGCTCGCGGGTACGTGGACGACCGGGCCTTCGCCCTCGGCTGGGCGGAGTCCCGGGCCCGGGGCCGCGCGCTCGGCAGCCGCCGCCTCCGGCAGGAGCTGACCGCCCGGGGCGTGGCCCGGCCCCTCGTCGACGCCGCCGTCCGCGAGGCCTTCGCCGCCGACGACGAGGAGACACGAGCGCGCGAGGCGGCCGCCCGGCGACTGCCACTCCTCCGGCGCGCGACACCCGAGCGGGCCGGGCGGCGCCTGCAGGCCTGGCTGCTCCGCCGCGGCTTTCCCGGTGACATCGTCCGCCGCGTCGTACGCGACGCGTGCGGCGTGGCGATCCCGGACGAATAG
- the recA gene encoding recombinase RecA, with the protein MADAKGESKAESKAESKAESKADRDRRQALDLALSQIERQFGKGAVMKLGSTGALEEIAVIPTGSLALDLALGVGGVPRGRVTEIYGPESSGKTTLALHVIAEAQRQGGYAAFIDAEHALDAQYAKALGVNIDDLLISQPDTGEQALEIAEHLVRSAAIDVIVVDSVAALVPKAELEGEMGDSLPGLQARLMSQALRKLTAAISRSGTAVVFINQIREKIGVMFGCMHYSTRVTLADGTSAKIGKIVNQRMPVEVLSYDPKTGRIVPRRVVNWFDNGRADHFLQFEVEGGRSGRRCFAATENHIIFTPHGRVRAGALQVGHEVLVSVPDYRLSEDQLQLLLGSGLGDGSLRSTGAHTAHFRVGHGPAQKDYLRWKHEMLVPFARAIGPVGNGYGFDTLSMPALADLRAELYDRDGRRTAAGSALDRLDARGLAVWYGDDGSFAGSYARWGKGKAVLYNKSLPPEARERVMASLERLGVGRPRDDGRGFRFDSRQTARLHALITPYLHPSVDYKLHPSLRGRFAWHPVAETESLAERRVLRAVPARILNRYVKPATRGMHRFDLEIEGQHTYLVDGVVVHNSPETTPGGRALKFYASVRLDIRRMDALKQGTESIGVRTKVKVVKNKLAPPFREAEFDMMYGEGISREGNVLDLAVEHGIVEKSGTWFSYRDQRIGQGRDNARKYLRENPKVTAEIETAVRSAVGLKARGDGA; encoded by the coding sequence ATGGCGGACGCGAAGGGGGAGTCGAAGGCCGAGTCCAAGGCCGAGTCCAAGGCCGAGTCCAAGGCCGATCGAGACCGCCGGCAAGCGCTGGATCTGGCCCTGAGCCAGATCGAGCGGCAGTTCGGCAAGGGCGCGGTCATGAAGCTCGGGTCGACGGGCGCCCTCGAGGAGATCGCCGTCATCCCCACGGGATCCCTCGCGCTCGATCTCGCCCTCGGCGTGGGCGGCGTCCCCCGCGGGCGCGTCACCGAGATCTACGGGCCGGAGTCCTCGGGCAAGACGACGCTCGCCCTCCACGTGATCGCCGAGGCCCAGCGGCAGGGCGGGTATGCGGCCTTCATCGACGCCGAGCACGCGCTCGACGCCCAGTACGCGAAGGCGCTCGGGGTCAACATCGACGACCTCCTCATCTCGCAGCCCGACACGGGGGAGCAGGCGCTGGAGATCGCCGAGCACCTGGTCCGCTCGGCCGCGATCGACGTCATCGTCGTGGACTCGGTGGCCGCCCTCGTCCCCAAGGCGGAGCTGGAAGGGGAGATGGGCGATTCCCTCCCCGGCCTCCAGGCCCGCCTCATGTCGCAGGCGCTCCGGAAGCTCACCGCGGCCATCTCGCGCTCGGGGACGGCGGTGGTCTTCATCAACCAGATCCGCGAGAAGATCGGGGTGATGTTCGGGTGCATGCATTATTCGACGCGCGTGACCCTCGCGGACGGGACGAGCGCGAAGATCGGGAAGATTGTCAACCAGCGCATGCCCGTGGAGGTCCTGTCCTACGACCCGAAGACCGGGCGCATCGTGCCGCGCCGGGTGGTCAACTGGTTCGACAACGGCCGGGCCGACCACTTCCTGCAGTTCGAGGTCGAGGGCGGACGCTCCGGACGGCGCTGCTTTGCGGCCACCGAGAACCACATCATCTTCACGCCGCATGGGCGCGTGCGGGCGGGCGCTCTCCAGGTGGGGCACGAGGTGCTGGTCAGTGTCCCGGACTACCGATTGAGCGAGGACCAGCTCCAGCTCCTGCTCGGCAGCGGCCTCGGCGACGGCTCCTTGCGGAGCACCGGGGCGCATACGGCACACTTCCGGGTCGGACACGGTCCGGCGCAGAAGGACTACCTGCGCTGGAAGCACGAGATGCTGGTCCCCTTCGCTCGGGCGATCGGTCCCGTGGGGAACGGCTACGGCTTCGACACGCTCTCGATGCCGGCCCTGGCCGATCTGCGCGCCGAGCTGTACGATCGGGATGGTCGACGCACCGCCGCCGGTTCAGCGCTCGATCGTCTCGATGCCCGAGGGCTGGCGGTCTGGTACGGGGACGACGGGTCGTTTGCCGGCTCATATGCGCGGTGGGGCAAGGGAAAGGCCGTGCTGTACAACAAGTCGCTGCCGCCCGAGGCGCGGGAACGAGTCATGGCCTCACTGGAACGCCTCGGCGTGGGCCGGCCTCGCGATGACGGCCGCGGCTTCCGGTTCGACTCGCGGCAGACGGCGCGACTGCACGCGCTGATCACGCCCTATCTCCATCCCAGCGTGGACTATAAGCTTCATCCGAGCCTCCGTGGCCGCTTCGCCTGGCATCCCGTGGCCGAGACCGAGTCCCTGGCCGAGCGCCGGGTCTTGCGCGCGGTGCCGGCCCGGATCCTCAATCGCTACGTCAAGCCCGCCACGCGCGGGATGCACCGGTTCGATCTGGAGATCGAAGGCCAGCACACGTATCTGGTCGACGGCGTGGTGGTCCACAACTCTCCCGAGACCACCCCCGGCGGCCGCGCGCTCAAGTTCTACGCCTCGGTGCGCCTGGACATCCGCCGCATGGACGCGCTCAAGCAAGGCACCGAGTCCATCGGCGTCCGGACCAAGGTCAAGGTGGTCAAGAACAAGCTGGCGCCCCCGTTCCGCGAGGCCGAGTTCGACATGATGTACGGCGAGGGAATCTCCCGCGAGGGGAACGTCCTGGACCTCGCCGTCGAGCACGGGATCGTCGAGAAGAGCGGAACCTGGTTCTCGTACCGGGACCAGCGCATCGGGCAGGGGCGCGACAACGCCCGGAAGTACCTCCGCGAGAATCCCAAGGTCACCGCCGAGATCGAGACGGCGGTCCGCTCGGCGGTCGGCCTGAAGGCCCGCGGCGACGGGGCGTGA
- the thpR gene encoding RNA 2',3'-cyclic phosphodiesterase encodes MRSFIAVLLPDALRARIHEAAGVLRQRGAAVSWVAADNLHLTLRFLGSVDEATLGRVREALAEAGAATAPFAVTLGGFGGFPTARAPRVMWVGVTAGAEPLAALHARVEAALAKQRIPPEGRPFHAHVTLGRARQPRGAVELVEALAAPAERYGEAPVDAVYLMRSDLHPAGARHSVLAKEALAAR; translated from the coding sequence GTGCGAAGCTTCATCGCGGTGCTGCTCCCCGACGCGCTGCGGGCGCGGATCCACGAGGCGGCGGGGGTCCTGCGCCAGCGCGGGGCAGCCGTGTCATGGGTGGCGGCCGACAACCTCCACCTCACGCTCCGCTTCCTCGGGTCGGTGGACGAGGCGACGCTCGGCCGGGTCCGCGAGGCCCTGGCCGAGGCCGGCGCGGCGACAGCCCCCTTCGCGGTGACGCTGGGGGGGTTCGGCGGCTTTCCGACCGCGCGGGCGCCGCGGGTGATGTGGGTGGGCGTGACGGCGGGCGCCGAGCCGCTGGCGGCGCTGCACGCGCGGGTGGAGGCCGCGCTGGCGAAGCAGAGGATCCCGCCCGAGGGGCGGCCGTTCCATGCCCACGTCACACTCGGCCGGGCCCGCCAGCCCCGCGGGGCGGTCGAGCTGGTCGAGGCGCTGGCGGCCCCGGCCGAGCGCTACGGCGAGGCGCCGGTCGACGCGGTGTACCTGATGCGCTCGGATCTCCATCCGGCGGGCGCGCGGCACAGCGTGCTGGCGAAGGAGGCGCTCGCGGCGCGGTGA
- a CDS encoding nicotinamide-nucleotide amidohydrolase family protein: MTTAELLTVAPDPALAADAAPALARWLQRHGVPVRGRRVVPADEAEAERALREAVAAGGLVVCLGEGEGAAVARQALARLLGTRLVLSDRALDAVSSAFARRGQAMPRRAEGLALVPQGTAVLVSAVGDEPGLLAEVPGGLVAILPNETRQALGLAREHLLSRLARPGGEPVTVVHTLRLVGLDLAETETRLATALRDVDGVSGRAFEAAGEVWVRLRLRGPTAAAAAGRLADVEPALRAELGPAWYGADDEPLEVVVGRLLRARRLTLALAESCTGGLVGHRLTEVAGSSAYFERGLVVYSNAAKQALLGVPEAVLARYGAVSAECAAAMARGVRVHAGTDLGLSVTGIAGPDGGTPTKPVGTVFIALADPGAVTVEHHRFASDRERNKAFSAVRALDLLRRYCLQEP; this comes from the coding sequence GTGACGACCGCCGAGCTTCTCACCGTCGCCCCTGATCCGGCCCTCGCGGCCGACGCGGCCCCAGCGCTCGCCCGCTGGCTCCAGCGCCACGGCGTGCCGGTGCGGGGGCGCCGCGTCGTCCCGGCCGACGAAGCCGAGGCCGAGCGGGCCCTCCGGGAGGCGGTGGCGGCGGGCGGGCTGGTCGTCTGCCTCGGCGAGGGCGAGGGCGCCGCGGTCGCCCGCCAGGCCCTCGCGCGGCTTCTGGGGACGCGGCTCGTCCTGAGCGACCGGGCGCTCGATGCCGTGTCGAGCGCGTTCGCGCGGCGCGGGCAGGCCATGCCGCGCCGGGCGGAGGGGCTCGCGCTCGTCCCCCAGGGCACCGCGGTGCTGGTCTCCGCGGTCGGTGACGAGCCGGGACTGCTCGCCGAGGTGCCGGGGGGGCTCGTGGCCATCCTTCCGAACGAGACGCGGCAGGCGCTCGGGCTGGCGCGGGAGCACCTGCTCTCGCGCCTCGCGCGGCCCGGCGGCGAGCCGGTCACCGTCGTCCACACGCTTCGGCTCGTCGGGCTCGACCTCGCCGAGACGGAAACCCGCCTGGCGACGGCCCTCCGCGACGTCGACGGCGTGAGCGGCCGCGCCTTCGAGGCCGCCGGCGAGGTGTGGGTGCGCCTCCGGCTGCGGGGGCCGACCGCCGCGGCGGCCGCGGGGCGGCTCGCGGACGTCGAGCCGGCCCTCCGCGCAGAGCTCGGGCCGGCGTGGTACGGAGCGGACGACGAGCCGCTCGAGGTGGTGGTCGGGCGGCTCCTGCGGGCCCGGCGCCTCACGCTGGCCCTGGCCGAGTCGTGCACGGGCGGGCTCGTGGGCCACCGGCTCACCGAGGTGGCCGGGAGCTCGGCCTACTTCGAGCGCGGCCTCGTCGTCTACTCGAACGCGGCGAAGCAGGCGCTCCTCGGGGTGCCGGAGGCCGTGCTGGCGCGCTACGGGGCGGTCTCGGCGGAGTGCGCGGCGGCGATGGCCCGCGGCGTGCGGGTCCACGCGGGCACCGACCTCGGGCTGTCGGTCACAGGCATCGCGGGGCCGGACGGCGGGACGCCGACGAAGCCGGTCGGCACGGTGTTCATCGCGCTGGCGGACCCGGGGGCGGTCACGGTGGAGCACCACCGGTTCGCGAGCGACCGCGAGAGGAACAAGGCGTTCTCGGCGGTGCGGGCGCTGGACCTCCTCCGTCGCTACTGTCTCCAGGAGCCGTGA
- a CDS encoding phosphatidylglycerophosphatase A — translation MSATPACALASGSRSRSSRSTGTTWSASPPLAAEPERPSTALDRAARWIATCAGIGYAPVAPGTVASLPVALLVWGLRPADPGLLGAAVLVTVVGIWAAGREEARVGRRDPGSIVVDEAAGMLISLLGHPRSLGWVLGLFLLFRVMDVWKPFPIRRLQDLPGGWGIVTDDLLAGVYANLLGRVAAWV, via the coding sequence ATCTCCGCGACGCCGGCCTGCGCCCTGGCCAGCGGATCCCGGTCGAGATCGTCGAGGTCGACGGGTACGACCTGGTCGGCGTCGCCACCACTCGCGGCTGAGCCCGAGCGGCCGTCCACGGCCCTCGACCGGGCGGCCCGGTGGATCGCCACCTGCGCCGGGATCGGCTACGCGCCGGTGGCGCCCGGCACCGTCGCCAGCCTGCCCGTCGCGCTCCTCGTGTGGGGCCTGCGCCCGGCCGATCCCGGGCTCCTCGGCGCGGCCGTCCTCGTCACGGTCGTCGGCATCTGGGCGGCGGGCCGCGAGGAGGCGCGCGTGGGCCGGCGCGATCCCGGGTCGATCGTCGTCGATGAGGCCGCTGGCATGCTGATAAGCCTCCTCGGCCACCCGCGGAGCCTCGGCTGGGTCCTCGGCCTGTTCCTCCTCTTCCGCGTCATGGACGTCTGGAAGCCCTTCCCCATCCGCCGCCTCCAGGATCTGCCCGGCGGCTGGGGCATCGTCACGGATGATCTCCTGGCCGGCGTGTACGCGAACCTGCTCGGCCGCGTCGCCGCCTGGGTGTAG
- the rimO gene encoding 30S ribosomal protein S12 methylthiotransferase RimO has product MKVHLVSLGCPKNQVDAELMLGALAHAGATPVDHPEAADCLVVNTCAFIERAKAESIETILELAEWKARSARRPRLIVTGCLSQRYGAELLAELPEVDAILGTGDLPRIVDVVHRLDARREWVTGAPPGYLYDAAAPRVRLGRVPYAYVKVAEGCDMACTFCAIPLMRGRHRSRPVGDIVAEVDALGRAAVAEVVLVSQDTLAYGKDLAGPGRPDFGDLLLALGGTPVPWIRVHYLHPAHVTDRLIAKLARARALPYLDLPIQHADDGVLRAMRRGVTRRRMAEIVAALRDAIPGATLRTTVLVGFPGETEAAFGRLLDFLEEVRFDRVGVFTYSAEEGTQAAAMPAAESPPVPHDVAAERARRVQERQDALAWERQRALLGTVQEVLVDGRSEDPAFPWEGRTAAQAPEIDGVVYLRDAGLRPGQRIPVEIVEVDGYDLVGVATTRG; this is encoded by the coding sequence ATGAAGGTCCACCTCGTCAGCCTCGGGTGCCCCAAGAACCAGGTCGACGCCGAGCTCATGCTGGGCGCTCTCGCGCACGCCGGCGCCACCCCCGTCGACCATCCGGAGGCCGCCGACTGCCTCGTCGTCAACACCTGCGCCTTCATCGAACGCGCCAAGGCCGAGTCGATCGAGACGATCCTCGAGCTCGCCGAGTGGAAGGCGCGGAGCGCCCGCCGCCCCCGGCTGATCGTCACCGGCTGCCTCTCTCAGCGCTACGGCGCGGAGCTCCTCGCCGAGCTGCCGGAGGTCGACGCGATCCTGGGGACGGGCGACCTCCCCCGGATCGTCGACGTCGTCCACCGCCTCGACGCCCGCCGGGAGTGGGTGACCGGCGCCCCGCCGGGCTACCTCTACGACGCGGCGGCGCCGCGGGTCCGCCTGGGGCGCGTGCCCTACGCCTACGTCAAGGTCGCGGAAGGCTGCGACATGGCCTGTACCTTCTGCGCGATCCCGCTCATGCGCGGACGCCACCGGAGCCGCCCGGTCGGCGACATCGTCGCCGAGGTCGACGCGCTCGGCCGGGCGGCCGTCGCCGAGGTGGTCCTCGTCTCCCAGGATACGCTGGCCTACGGGAAGGACCTGGCCGGACCGGGCCGCCCGGACTTCGGGGACCTCCTCCTCGCCCTCGGCGGCACGCCGGTCCCGTGGATCCGCGTCCATTACCTCCACCCCGCCCACGTGACGGACCGGCTCATCGCGAAGCTCGCGCGCGCCCGCGCGCTGCCGTACCTCGACCTGCCGATCCAGCACGCCGACGACGGCGTGCTCCGCGCCATGCGGCGGGGCGTCACGCGGCGGCGCATGGCCGAGATCGTGGCGGCCCTCCGCGACGCGATCCCCGGGGCCACCCTCCGGACGACGGTGCTGGTCGGATTCCCGGGCGAGACGGAGGCGGCGTTCGGGCGCCTCCTCGACTTCCTCGAGGAAGTCCGGTTCGATCGGGTCGGCGTCTTCACGTACTCGGCCGAGGAGGGGACGCAGGCCGCCGCGATGCCCGCGGCCGAGTCGCCCCCGGTGCCGCATGATGTCGCCGCCGAGCGCGCCCGCCGCGTCCAGGAGCGCCAGGACGCGCTCGCCTGGGAGCGCCAGCGGGCGCTCCTCGGCACGGTGCAGGAGGTGCTGGTCGACGGCAGAAGCGAGGACCCCGCGTTTCCCTGGGAGGGGCGGACCGCCGCGCAGGCGCCCGAGATCGACGGCGTCGTGTATCTCCGCGACGCCGGCCTGCGCCCTGGCCAGCGGATCCCGGTCGAGATCGTCGAGGTCGACGGGTACGACCTGGTCGGCGTCGCCACCACTCGCGGCTGA